A genomic segment from Verrucomicrobiia bacterium encodes:
- a CDS encoding sensor histidine kinase, which produces MNEVVQPPWTRWLWLTASLLLLAGVAAADYLTGFELWFLFFYLVSVSVATWTTGWGAGLLLSVLSVGVSLAGDLASGARYANALVPWWNALIALSFYLAMVAALTFLRASRDQLERRVQERTRELRHEIAERERLERALLEVSEREQRRIGHDLHDSLCQHLTGTALAGQVLREKLIARDLDEARDAERLVGMVEDGIGLARSLARGLAPVELDTQGLMAALRELARTTSAHSPLTCRLDLPDPVLLNDPEATTQLFRIAQEAVRNAVRHSRGREVVIGLHQNRLGVRITIQDDGVGLSQAVPDSGGMGLSIMRHRAAMIGAAFAVECLERGTRVSVQTRELGAELAAPQPGGPGAPQWEIPA; this is translated from the coding sequence ATGAACGAGGTCGTGCAACCCCCATGGACGCGGTGGCTCTGGCTCACCGCGTCGCTGCTGCTTCTGGCCGGGGTGGCGGCGGCGGATTACCTGACGGGGTTCGAGTTGTGGTTCCTGTTCTTCTACCTGGTATCGGTGTCAGTGGCGACCTGGACCACCGGGTGGGGCGCCGGACTGCTGCTGTCGGTGCTCAGCGTCGGGGTGTCGCTCGCCGGGGATTTGGCCAGCGGTGCCCGGTACGCGAACGCCCTGGTCCCCTGGTGGAACGCCCTGATCGCCCTGTCGTTCTACCTGGCCATGGTGGCCGCCCTGACCTTCCTGCGCGCCTCGCGCGACCAGTTGGAACGGCGGGTGCAGGAGCGCACCCGCGAGCTGCGTCATGAGATTGCCGAGCGTGAACGCCTGGAACGGGCGCTCCTGGAGGTGAGTGAACGCGAACAGCGGCGCATCGGCCATGACCTGCACGACAGCCTCTGCCAGCACCTCACCGGAACGGCCCTCGCGGGCCAGGTGCTGCGGGAGAAGCTGATCGCCCGGGATCTCGACGAAGCGCGTGACGCCGAGCGGTTGGTGGGCATGGTGGAGGATGGCATCGGGCTGGCCCGCAGTCTGGCACGGGGGCTGGCGCCGGTGGAGCTTGACACGCAGGGGCTCATGGCGGCGTTGCGGGAGCTGGCGCGCACCACCAGTGCCCACAGCCCGCTCACCTGCCGCCTCGACCTGCCGGACCCCGTCCTGCTCAATGACCCGGAGGCGACCACGCAACTCTTTCGCATCGCGCAGGAGGCCGTCCGCAACGCGGTGCGGCACAGCCGGGGCCGCGAGGTGGTCATCGGACTTCACCAGAACCGCCTGGGCGTGCGCATCACGATCCAGGACGATGGCGTCGGACTTTCGCAGGCCGTCCCGGATTCCGGCGGCATGGGACTCAGCATCATGCGGCACCGTGCGGCGATGATCGGTGCCGCGTTCGCGGTCGAGTGCCTGGAGCGGGGCACCCGGGTGAGCGTGCAGACCCGTGAACTCGGGGCGGAACTGGCGGCCCCGCAGCCGGGGGGACCCGGGGCACCCCAATGGGAGATCCCGGCATGA
- a CDS encoding response regulator transcription factor, translating to MSLPRRIFLVDDHPLVREWLTTLIEQQEDLVVCGEAGDAPQALQSIERLRPDVVIVDITLPSGSGLELVKDIRCVSPESIPLMLSMHDELTYCERALRAGARGYVSKRDTTRKIITAIREVLQGRLFVSDELRTLMAEKFVSGSAPVSDVRQLSDRELEVFRMLGEGRETREIAETLGLSIKTVQVYCARIKEKFGLANGTELLREAIRWWDAGGSRR from the coding sequence ATGAGCCTGCCACGCCGCATCTTCCTGGTGGACGACCATCCCTTGGTCCGGGAATGGCTCACCACGCTCATCGAGCAGCAGGAGGACCTCGTCGTCTGCGGCGAGGCCGGGGATGCACCGCAGGCCCTGCAGTCCATCGAGCGGCTGCGTCCGGACGTGGTCATCGTGGACATCACGCTGCCCTCCGGCTCCGGGCTTGAGCTGGTGAAGGACATCCGCTGCGTTTCTCCGGAGAGCATTCCCCTGATGCTCAGCATGCACGACGAACTGACCTACTGCGAGCGGGCCCTGCGGGCCGGGGCCCGCGGCTACGTGTCGAAGCGCGACACCACGCGCAAGATCATCACCGCCATCCGGGAGGTGTTGCAGGGCCGGCTCTTCGTCAGCGACGAGTTGCGAACCCTGATGGCGGAGAAGTTTGTCAGCGGTTCGGCGCCGGTGTCGGATGTCCGTCAGCTCAGCGACCGCGAACTGGAGGTCTTCCGCATGCTGGGCGAGGGCCGGGAGACCCGGGAAATTGCGGAGACGCTCGGCCTGAGCATCAAGACCGTCCAGGTCTACTGCGCGCGCATCAAGGAGAAGTTCGGCCTGGCCAATGGCACGGAGCTTCTGCGGGAGGCGATCCGTTGGTGGGACGCCGGCGGAAGCCGGCGTTGA